The genomic interval GAGAAATGGGTACATATGATGCGAGAGAGCATTCAGCAAACACGTGTTCAATTTGACGTGAAGCGCATGCTGGAAGAATACTATGAATACCTCTACACGGCCTAATATCTAGGCATTGAGAATAGGACCAAGCCCGAGGTATACGCCTCGGGTTTTTTTATGCCATGGTGGAGTAGACGTTCGAAACGTCATCGTCCTCCTCGAGCATCTCGAGGAGCTTCTCAACATCCGCGGTTTGCTCTTCATTGAGCTCTTTGGTATCCGTTGGGATGTATTCTGTACCCGATTCAAGGATTTCGATATTCTGTTCGTCTAGGGCGCTTGAAATTGGGCCAAACTGCTCAAATGGGCCATAGACCATAACCGAACCATCTTCCTCGTCGGCAAAAATGTCATCCACACCGAAATCGATCATTTCAAGCTCGAACTCCTCTAGATCGAGGCCTTCACCTGGAACCTTGAAATGGCATTTATGCTCAAACATGAATTCGACCGATCCAGAAGTCCCGAGGTTTCCGTCGCATTTATTGAAGTAGGAGCGAACGTTCGCCACAGTGCGTGTCGTATTGTCCGTAGACGTTTCAACGAGAACGGCAATACCGTGCTGAGCATATCCTTCGTAGACGACGGTTTTGTAGTCGCTCTGATCCTTATCGGACGCTTTCTTGATGGCCCGCGCGACATTGTCCTTAGGCATATTCGCCTGCTTCGCATTTTGAATGAGAAGCTTCAACTTGTAGTTGGTTTCAGGACTTGGCCCTCCCTCTTTAACGGCCATGATAATGTCCTTCGTCAAACGTGTAAATGCTTTGGACATACTCGCCCAACGCTTCATCTTTCTCGCTTTGCGGTATTCAAACGCGCGTCCCATAATTCAAATGCTTTGCTGCAAAAATAAAGATTACCAATTTCTAGGCTTCCTTTTTCGCAACGAGGTGCGATTTCAGCTTTCGGTAGAGTTGATCTGGCTCAAACGGTTTACCCGCGAAGTCACTCATTCCCAAGGCCAGTACTTCACGGCGTGTGGATTCATTCGTGCTGGCGGTTAAAGCGACAATGGGGAGTTCGGTATTGAACTCACGAATTTTTTCCGTGGCCTCACGCCCATCCATAACGGGCATTTGCAAGTCCATCAAGACCAAATCAAAGTCTTTGTTTCGGACAAGCTCAACAGCCTCATACCCATTGGAAGCAGTGGTCAATTCAATATTCCACTTGCCAATGATCTTGCTTAGGGTAATGATGTTGAACTCCAAATCATCTACAGCCAGAATCCGAGCATTACCGAGATCTTTCACTTCGTCTATTGGGCCGGAGTTCGGTGTTTCAGGAGAAACGGATTCCCCGGTAACCAAGGTTAGATCAAAGTAAAAAGTAGATCCTTGCCCTTCAGAGCTCTTCACCTTGATGGAAGAACCCATCAAATGAAGGAGCTTTTTGGTGATGGCAAGTCCTAGACCGGTACCGCCATAGTTCCGATTGGTCTCAGCGCCAGCTTGAGTAAAGGGCTCAAAAATGCGCTTGAGTTTTTCTTCTGGAATTCCGATCCCCTCGTCTTCAACGGAAACCCGAACGGTCACCTCGGTATCGTTTGAGCGCATGACGGTAGCGTCGATGCGGACCATACCTTCATTGGTGAATTTCACCGCATTGGAAACCAAGTTGGTGATGATCTGACCCAATCGCGCGCTGTCTCCACGAACACTGGTGGGCAATTCATCGTCAACGAATAGCTTCAAGATATTCCCTCTTTCCTTAGCAGCGTGATCATTGGCTTTCCGAATATTCTTCAGCAAGTGAGCCAGATCAAATGAATGCTGTTCAAGCTCGAGGTTTCCGGAGTCGATCTTGTTGAAATCGAGAATGTCATTAATCAGGAGCATTAAGTTTCTTGAAGAAATCTCCAAGACACTCAAATTCTCTTCTTGGGAGGGCAAGTGCTCTTCGTTGTTTAAGATATGCGTCATACCGATTACCGCATTCAGCGGTGAGCGGATTTCATGACTCATAATCGACAAGAACTCCGTCTTGGCCTTTGCTGCTTTTTCGGTCTCCACAATAGCCTCTTTCAAAGCTTCTTCGATTTGACGGCGAAGCATGACCTCTTCTCCGAGCAAATCTGCGATGGAGAGCAGGTCCAAGTTTTCGTCAATGTCTTCGGAGCCGGATTCGGCCTGGCGCAAAGTATTCACCGCTTCGATCAGCTTAGCAATACTCTGTTCACGAGTTTTTTTCTCCTCAAGAAGACGTCTATTGATTTCCTGATACTCGCTGTCTGCAATATCAAACATACGCTGTGAGAGCTCCTTATCTTGATCAAAAGATGAGTAACTCTTGCTTACAGCTTCAAGAAAGTGATCCAAGGCCTCTCGGTCAGGAAGCTCTTTTAAATCGTTCAGGTGCTTGCGGACCTGGCGCTTGAGTAATTTATGATAAGCAGAAGGAGACATGTATTTACTTCTCGGCGATGGTTGTGACGGTCATGGTTTGGTTGTGCAGCGAGCAACTATTCAGGGCTTGAAACGGACTGATCTCACCATAGCTGTAGAAGCCAGAAATGACCGTTTCGTTGCCGAGCGTTTCTCTCGCCGCTTCGATTTCCTCGTCAATACGATTTCCGAAAATCAGTTTACGACCGACACACGAAATCAACACAGACAATTGATCGCCCTGAATAACTTCATCCGAAACGGAATGTTCAACGGCGTCAAAAGCAGCGTCTACTAAATGGTCGAGATTCGCCTTCATGAGTCGCACAATACTTCCTTCCGGCATATTCCCCGCAAAGGTCATGGACTTCTCTTCTTGGTCGATCGTTAAGATGGTGCGGACCACCTCTTCGCCATCGGGGCCATCGGCCCGTAGGGCCAAAGGAAAGAGCAGGGCGGAGCCTGGAAGTTGCTCGGCATATTCACCGAGGTATTTTTTATAGAGGTCCAATGCGCTTGTTCCGTCGATTTCGTACAGAACGTTGTCTTTGGACTTGGTGATGGTTCGCGAAGGGCCGAAACTGCTCCAACCGCCTTTGGAACCGTATCCATATACCAGGCTATCTCCGTAAAATCCGATGGCGGCAATGAGTCCTTCTCCGAGATGGTCGTCAAGGCCGACAACTGTTTGCTGGAAATCCGCACCGTCCCCGGCAAGTCCGCCTGAGATCGGAATTTCGTTGTTCACGGCTTCATTCATGCCTTCAACCAACTCTGAGCCGTTCACTTTTTGTCCATCTGAAATCACGAAGAGGAATTTCAGGTCCGCGCGATCAAACTTATCTACGAGAGCTTTACCGGCTTCCTTGCTGGAGGCGTGGTCTTCGATTTGAACCGAGTTGGAAACGGTTTTCACTTTGTCAAACCAAACGGCCGTCGCTACAATGTTCTCGTCCAGAACAGCGGAATTGCTGATTTCTCCAGAAGTGGAGCCCGCTAAAATGGTGCTGTTGGGGTTGGCGTCGCGCAGTGCTTTATAGCCACCTGCTGTCAATTGTTGGCGTTGACCAAAGGCCAAAATAAGGTCTGCAGGGTCGGATGGCATAGAAGAAAAATCCCAGCCTCCATTGTAGATCAGTTGTTTTGTCTTCATAGGTAGTAATTTGATTCTCCAAAGTATGGAAAATTTGCGTACTTCAAGGGTCGCTTAAACGACCAATAAACAAACGACTAAAACTCAGTTTAAATGTCTTCGAATTTTAAAACTTTGCTTGCCTTTTTAGGCCTCTTTTTTGGCTACGCCGTTCAAGCACAAGACACCATCGTTCTGCTCAATGAAGATCGCGTCATTGGCGACTTTAAAGGGATGTCCCGAGGCGTGGCCACCATTGAAACGGCCTATAGCGATGCCGATTTTACTATTGAGTGGTCTGGAGTCGGCTACGTCATCACGAACAAGGTGTTCCTCATCAGGTATGAAGGTTCGGATTACGATGCGGGTAAGATCCGCATGAACCCATCAGACCCCTCACAGATTATGATCACCTATGAAGATGGAGCCGGTGAGGTAACGGTGCCGCTACAGAGCATTGTGGAGCTCAGCGATGTAGACGGGGGGTGGATTGACCGCATGAGCGCCAATATCTCCGTGGGAGCAAGTTTGACGCGAGCGAATAACCTCCGCCAATTTACCGCGTCTGGTCTAGTAGGGTACATCGACGAAAACTTCAGTCTGAACGCAACAGTCAACTCCATTTACAGCACGCAGGACGATGCGAGCGATACGCGTCGGACCGATGCGAGTTTGACCGGTCAGGTCTTCATCACACGAGGCTGGTTTGGCGCCGCATCCGTCAACTATTTGAGTGATGGGGAAATCAACTTGGTCTCTCGTTTGAACAACCGAGCGGGTCTCGGTAAGAACTGGTATCAAACCAACACTTGGTACTTCAGTTCCACGGTAGGGGTTGCGAACAACCAGGAAGAATTTTCGGGAGAAGACGCAGCAAGCATCAACTCATGGGAGGCCTTTGTGACGCTTGAACTCAATCTCTTTGACACGGGCGATCTGAGCCTGTTCTCGAACTTCACGGCGTTCCCAAGCTTGACGGAGGCCGGTCGTTTTCGTTATGATGCTAAGCTCGACGTCAAGTACGATTTACCGTATGATTTCTTTGTCAAACTCGGAACCACGTTGAACTACGATAACCAGCCTTCTGGTGGCGCAGTACCTTTGAGTTACATCTTCCAAACGACGTTTGGCTGGGAGCTCTGAGCCTGATGTAGTACCTTCGCGTCGAAGCTATTGATTCGATGCGGTTTAAAGCGTTTTTCTTTTTGATTTTGGGCCTCACGGCCCGATATACCCTGCACGCGCAGCATGATACGCTGTACCTAACCAACGGTGACTTCATGGTTGGTGAAGTCAAGTCCATGAAAAACGGGGTGCTCAAGATTGAAACGGATTACAGCGACACCGATTTTTTGGTGGAATGGGAGAAGGTTGCGGAGATGCATTCCGACCAGCCGTTCTTGATTCGGTACATCGGGAGCGATTATGTCAACGGAACTTTTGTGATGGATCCCGGTGATTCGACCATGATCATCATATCCCTAGAGTACGGGAGTTCTCTGAACGTTCCTATTCAATCCATCGTCTATCTCAGTGAGTTGGGTGGGGGTTGGAAAGATCGACTAAAGGCGGATATAGCCGTAGGCCTGAACCTCACCAAAGCCAATAATCTTCGTCAGTTTAACGTAACGGGAAACCTTGGTTACTACACGGCCAACTGGAACCTGAGCGCATCGGGGAATTCCCTTCTGAGCAGTCAAGATGATGTTGACGACACGCGACGAACCGATGCAACCTTTGGCTATACTCACTACCTCAGAAACGCATGGCAAGGAGCAATTGGGGTGAGTTTTTTAAGCAACGACGAAATCAACCTGAGGTATCGTGTTGTGAATGGAGCAACTTTTGGTAAGAACTGGTTTCAAACCAATACGTGGTACTTCAACACGTCCTTGGGAGTAGCAAACACCGAAGAGGTCTTTTCAGATGCTGATGAGACTACCCGAAATTCTTGGGAAGGCGTTGTGTCCGTTGAGCTCAATCTTTTTGACTTAAGCGACTTGGATCTTCTCTTCAGCTTCGTTGGCTATCCCGGTTTCACGGAACGCGGTCGTTTTCGTTACGATACCAAGACCTCTTTGAAGTATGACCTCCCATTAGACTTCTTTATCAAGGTGAGCACCACGGTCAACTTCGACAATCAGCCCACTGGAGACGCCGAGCGTCTCGACTACGTTATCCAGACCACCTTCGGCTGGGAACTTTAATTCTCAAAACAAGACCAAAAACCCGCCAAATTCCACATTCGAGAATTAGAAACCTCTTTTATATCAATGACCGTGCCAAAGTCTAAAACATTAAAAAACAGAACTATAAGGTTTTTATTATTCTAAAAAAGCTTCAAAACGAGAAAAATTGCCCCAAAAAGGTAAAATTTTCGTCGTTTTTCTTGTCCATTTGGAAATCCGGTTGTAATTTCATTATGAGCTTAGAGCTTTCTCCACCTTGCTCAAAGCCTAATTGCGCTACCTAAATGTTTGAAATGCACTCTAAAAACAACTATCATGAAAGCGTTAACCACCACCGGGTTAGTCTTAGCTTTCGCACTGGCAAGTGTCGCGCAAAGTGGTATGCTCCTCTTCCAACCGGGTCCTGGTCAAAACAACGGTTCTGATCAGGGCGGTTGGACAGACGGAAAAGATACTTGGACATGGGAATTGACTGGTCAGGGATATCCGTCAGCCCCTGAAATAGCCGCTTCTCCCGTCAGCACGACCAACACAAACCAGTACAAGGCCTACATGCAGTTTGACTTTGCAACGCTCCCATACGACGTTGACTCTGTAATCCTGCGCGTTCACTTTAAGTCTAACGCTTGTAGCTGTGTCAGCAACTGTACAGCACCCTTTTACTTTTATTACTTGAACGAGGCTTGGGACGAGTCCACATTAGATTGGAACAATGCCCCAATGGAAGGAATGAGTTTTGCTGGGCCATTCTGGTTAACGGCTCCCAATGATTATGGTGTTGTCGAGATAGACTTTACCGATCCATATCAAGAATGGGCGCATGGTCGTCGCAACAACTATGGTTTTGTGGTTTACTCACCACAGATGGGGGACAACAACGGTGAAGTCTCCTTCCGTATCCATTCCAGTGATCACTGGGATGAAGACAAGCGCCCTGCACTTATGATCTACCCGACCGAAAAGAACAATGTGCTTGACGTAGCTACATGGTCCAAGGACGATCGATTCATGGCACAACGGGCCAATCCAGGGGGTGCGCTGAGCCAAGATGAGAAACCGTCCAATTCTTTGATGAGCCCTGAGGACTATATGTCATCTCTTATGTCTCAATTGGACGCCAACACAGTAGAATTGAATGGTTATCCAAACCCAGCAGTCAACTACTACACGGTCGAAGGCTTGAATAGCACAGATCAAGTTCAATGGTTTGATCTCCAAGGCCGTATGATTCAACCTTCTGTTCAATACGGATTTGATGGAGAGCATCAATACGATGTCTCCGCTCTTCCTTCAGGTGTTTACTTGATCGAAGTGCGCAAAGGAAATGCAACCCAACAGTTGCGCATGGTTAAGGCTGGCTAGGGTCTTCAGGCTGTGACTCTTGTTCACTGAGCCAACCACCACCTAAAGCCGCATATAAGCGGACATAACTCCCTAGCAATTCACTCCGCCGGGCCGAAAGCGTTAATTCCGCTTCGAAGGCCTGGCGTTGTGATTCCAGGAATTCCAAATAACTCGTCACCCCTTTATCGTACCGCTCTCGCGATAGGTATTCTGCGTTCATCGCCGCATCAACCCGATCAATGGTGATGTCAATTTCCTTTTCCAAGTTGTCAATGGCCGCTAGTGCGTCTTCAACTTCTCTCCAAGCATTGAGCACGGTTTTACGGTACTCGAACTCTGTTTGCTCGGTGCGTTTTCTTTCTACTTCGACTTGCTTTTTGAGTTGACCAAAGTTGAATAGCGGGAATAGCAGTCCACCACCAGCACTCCAAAGCACTTGGTCAGGACTAATAAACCCATTGCTGAGCGTACCGGCTCCTATAAGAGCACTGATGCTGATACTCGGTAATCGATTGGCTTGAGCGACGCCAATAAACGCGTTTTGCGCCACTAGGTTTTGCTCTGCCGCCCGGACATCTGGGCGCTGGGCCAAAACGTCTATCGGGAACAAGACCGGAATCTCAACTTCGAGCTCTTCGGACTCCAGGACATTGGTGGTGCGGATAGGCCCCGGGGCCCGACCCACTAGAAAATTGAGCAAGTTTCGAGTCTGAATCACCTGACGCTCGTACTGCGGAACAGCACTGGCGGCAATGGCATATTGAATTTGACTCTGATTTAGATCAATCTCGGGAACCAACCCTTCGTCATAGCGCGCTTGGATGATGAGCATCATACTGTCTCGAGAAGCAGCATTACGCTTGGAAATCTCGACTTGGCTTTGGGCGGCGAGGTACTCAAAATAGGTCGAGGCAATCGTTTCAATAAGGGATAATGCCAAGGATCGATATCCGAATTCCGTTGCGAGGAGATCAGCCCGTGCGGCTTCATTTAAACGACGGTATTTTCCCCAAAAGTCGATCTCCCAGTTCATATTGACCGCTCCGAAGGCTTGCCCCAAATCCTCCCCATTCTGAATGCTGAAGAAAGAGGAGTTGCCGTAGCTTCCATCCACTCCCACATCAAAACCTGGAAGCAGTTCCGCCTTTTGAATACCCAATTGATATTGGGCAATTTCAATTTGCTTCGCTGAAATTAGAAGGTCCTGGTTGTTGGCCAGGCCCTCTCGAATGAGGGAATCCAAAACAGGATCGTTGAAGAATTCCCACCAGCGAAGATCTTCCACTACAAATGCCAGACTATCCGAATTCACGGAGTCCGTTTCAAAGGCTAGAGAATCGTGGACGCTAAACCCTTCGGCCACCTCAAAATCGCGGCCTGCGTATTTGGGCCCCACTTTACAGGAGGCCATCAAAACCGTTAGTGCTAAAAAGCCGACTATCTTCTTCATTCGTCTTCCGTTTTAGCTTGAAGCGCAGCGCGCTTTTCTTCGTACTTAAAGAGCTTCCCGACCATTACAAACATCATGGGATACATGAAGACCCCAATCAAGGTGGCAATACCAACCCCTCCAAGTAGGGCCATCCCCATGACCTTACGTGCTTCTGCGCCGGAGCCCGAAGCTAGAATCAGTGGAAATACCCCGAGGATAAAGGAGAATACCGTCATCAATATAGGCCGGAAGCGCAACTTGGCTGCGTCCATAGCAGCGTCATAAAGACTCATTCCCTCTTGGAATTTAATGTTCGCAAATTCAACGATAAGAATCGCATTCTTCGCGGCCATCGCAATGAGCATGACCAGGGAAATTTGTGCGAATACGTTGAGTTCGTAGCTGGTACTGAACAAGCGAGCGAGATACAAGAACAGGAAAGACCCGAGCAAGGCGAAGGGCGTTCCTAAAAGGATACTCAATGGAAGCGACCAGCTTTCGTATTGAGCCGCCAAGATCAAGAACACCAGCACCAACGAGAAGGCGAAGACCACACCGACCGTACCTGATGCTGCCTTTTCCTGATAACTCATTGCGTTCCATGCAAAGGTCATGTCGGAAGGTAGCGTCGCACGGGCCACTTCTTCCAGGGCCGTCAGTGCTTGAGCCGAGGTATAACCCGGAGCTGGCCCTCCCATAACTTCCGCCGACCGGTATAGATTGAAACGGTTGGTGTAGTCCGGGCCACTGGTGGGTTCTACTTGGACAAAGGTGCTGATCGGAACCGACTGACCGTCTCGATTTTTCACGTAAAAGAGGTCTAGACCGGAGGCGTCGCGACGGTACTCTGGCTCGGCTTGTATGTACGCCTTGTACAAGCGCCCGAATCGGTTGAAGTCATTCACGTAGGAACCTCCCAAGAAGGCCCCAAAAGTCTCGTACACAGAGTTCAAATCAACACCAGCCTTCAAAATTTTGTCCCGGTTGATGATGATCTCTCGTTGAGGAACCTGTGCTTGGAATTGAGAGAATGCAGCACCAATTTCAGGGCGGGCATTGGCCGCCTGAACAAAGGCCATTGTATTCTCAAACAAGTACTCAGGGGGGTTACCCGATTTGTCTTGGATCATGATGCTGAATCCACCACCATTCCCCAATCCGGGAATAGCAGGAGGGCCAAAGCCATTCACTTGGGCTTCTGGAATACGCATCAATTGTGCATTCAACCTGCGCACAACTTCAAGAGCTGTGGCTTCGCGGTCATCCCAGTTCTTGAGCGAGACAAACATAAAGCCGTTAGACGGGCTAAAGGCACTGGTCAAAAGGCTAAATCCAGTCACGTTGGTGACGTACTCCACTTCGGGTTGTTCCATCAAGAAGGTCTCTACTTTCCGGGCAACCTCGTCGGTTCGTTGAATAGAAGATGCGTTGGGGCCTTGGATATTGATGTAGAAGTATCCTTGATCTTCTTCAGGAATAAAACCGCCTGGAACTTGAGTGCCCAAAAAGCCTGCCGCGCCAAAGGCAATCAAGAGAAACAGCACTCCACGTCCAATCTTGCGTCCAACAATTTTGGTAAAGCTCATGTACCCTTCAGTGCTTTTATCAAAGCCCCTATTGAAGGCTCCAAAAAATGCGCCCAATGGCCCCTTGATGGGCTTGGGCTTCTTCATGAGAATAGAGCACAGTGCTGGACTCAGTGAAAGGGCATTGATGGAGCTGAACACCACGGAAACGGCCACGGTAATCGCAAACTGCTGGAATAGACGACCGGTGATTCCGGCAATTCCGGCAACCGGGATAAATACCGCAACTAAAACAAGGGTAGTAGCGATGACCGGTGCGGTCACTTCTTTCATCGCCTCGGTCGTGGCCGTCTTGGGGTCCATTCCGTTCTCGATATTCACCTGAACAGCTTCCACGACGACGATGGCGTCATCTACCACAATACCAATGGCGAGTACCAACCCCAATAGGGAAAGAACGTTGATGGTAAATCCGAGCAGGGGAAAGAGCATAAAGGCGGCTACCAGCGAAACGGGTATGGCCAGTGTCGGAATCAAGGTTGCTCTCCAATCTTGAATAAAAATGAAGACCACTAAAATTACGAGAAGCAAGGCCACGACAAGAGTCTCTACGATCTCCGCAATACCGGCGGTGATTGGTTCTGTACTGTCTAGCGAAACCACATAGTCCATCCCAGGAGGGAAACTCTCTGCCATATCTTCCATGGCCTCCCGAATTTCATCGGCCATCGCTACGGCATTCGATCCGGGTGCCTGATACATCGCAATCAATGCCCCTGGCTTTTGCAAACCATCCACGGAGCTCAAACGAGTGTAGGCGTCATAGGATTGAAGACCCAGCTCAATTCGAGCAATGTCTTTAATCTTGACTTGTGATCCATCGGAGTTTGTTCGAACCACAATCTCTCCAAATTCTTCTTCGCGCTGCAAGCGGTCGGGAAGGCGAACGGTATAGGTAAACTCAGTTCCTTTGGGAGCCGGCTCGGCACCGAATTTTCCACCGGGCACAATGACGTTCTGCTCCTTGATGGCGTTGCTGATCTCTGAAATGGTAATCCCCAGCTTGGCAAGGATGTCCGGTTTTACCCAGATGCGCATCGAGTAATCTGCGCCCCCAAGAACGCTCACTTCACCCATTCCTTTGATCCGAGCCAGTCGGTCTTTGATGTTGATGTTTGCGTAGTTCCCCAAGAACCCTTGATCGTAGCGATCATCTGGAGAAGTCAGCATGACGAGCATCAAAATATTCGGCATACTCTTCTTGGTGGTCACCCCAAGGCGCTTCACTTCTTCTGGCAGTTTTGGCGTAGCCGTGGACACCCGGTTCTGGGTAAAGACGTTACTCATATCCGGGTCCGTACCTACGTCAAAAGACACTTGAATGGACATGGTTCCATCATTGGCGTTGGTGGACTTCATGTAAATCATGTTCTCCACACCATTGATTTCCTGTTCCAGAGGGGTCGCTACGGATTGCTCCACGGCAACGGCATTGGCCCCAGTGTAGGAAGCGGTCACTTTAATGACAGGCGGAGTAATATTTGGGTATTGCTCTAGGGGAAGCCCGGTAATGGATACGGCTCCAACAATGACCATGATGA from Cryomorphaceae bacterium carries:
- a CDS encoding DUF481 domain-containing protein is translated as MSSNFKTLLAFLGLFFGYAVQAQDTIVLLNEDRVIGDFKGMSRGVATIETAYSDADFTIEWSGVGYVITNKVFLIRYEGSDYDAGKIRMNPSDPSQIMITYEDGAGEVTVPLQSIVELSDVDGGWIDRMSANISVGASLTRANNLRQFTASGLVGYIDENFSLNATVNSIYSTQDDASDTRRTDASLTGQVFITRGWFGAASVNYLSDGEINLVSRLNNRAGLGKNWYQTNTWYFSSTVGVANNQEEFSGEDAASINSWEAFVTLELNLFDTGDLSLFSNFTAFPSLTEAGRFRYDAKLDVKYDLPYDFFVKLGTTLNYDNQPSGGAVPLSYIFQTTFGWEL
- a CDS encoding DUF481 domain-containing protein, whose protein sequence is MRFKAFFFLILGLTARYTLHAQHDTLYLTNGDFMVGEVKSMKNGVLKIETDYSDTDFLVEWEKVAEMHSDQPFLIRYIGSDYVNGTFVMDPGDSTMIIISLEYGSSLNVPIQSIVYLSELGGGWKDRLKADIAVGLNLTKANNLRQFNVTGNLGYYTANWNLSASGNSLLSSQDDVDDTRRTDATFGYTHYLRNAWQGAIGVSFLSNDEINLRYRVVNGATFGKNWFQTNTWYFNTSLGVANTEEVFSDADETTRNSWEGVVSVELNLFDLSDLDLLFSFVGYPGFTERGRFRYDTKTSLKYDLPLDFFIKVSTTVNFDNQPTGDAERLDYVIQTTFGWEL
- a CDS encoding response regulator — its product is MSPSAYHKLLKRQVRKHLNDLKELPDREALDHFLEAVSKSYSSFDQDKELSQRMFDIADSEYQEINRRLLEEKKTREQSIAKLIEAVNTLRQAESGSEDIDENLDLLSIADLLGEEVMLRRQIEEALKEAIVETEKAAKAKTEFLSIMSHEIRSPLNAVIGMTHILNNEEHLPSQEENLSVLEISSRNLMLLINDILDFNKIDSGNLELEQHSFDLAHLLKNIRKANDHAAKERGNILKLFVDDELPTSVRGDSARLGQIITNLVSNAVKFTNEGMVRIDATVMRSNDTEVTVRVSVEDEGIGIPEEKLKRIFEPFTQAGAETNRNYGGTGLGLAITKKLLHLMGSSIKVKSSEGQGSTFYFDLTLVTGESVSPETPNSGPIDEVKDLGNARILAVDDLEFNIITLSKIIGKWNIELTTASNGYEAVELVRNKDFDLVLMDLQMPVMDGREATEKIREFNTELPIVALTASTNESTRREVLALGMSDFAGKPFEPDQLYRKLKSHLVAKKEA
- a CDS encoding efflux transporter outer membrane subunit, whose protein sequence is MKKIVGFLALTVLMASCKVGPKYAGRDFEVAEGFSVHDSLAFETDSVNSDSLAFVVEDLRWWEFFNDPVLDSLIREGLANNQDLLISAKQIEIAQYQLGIQKAELLPGFDVGVDGSYGNSSFFSIQNGEDLGQAFGAVNMNWEIDFWGKYRRLNEAARADLLATEFGYRSLALSLIETIASTYFEYLAAQSQVEISKRNAASRDSMMLIIQARYDEGLVPEIDLNQSQIQYAIAASAVPQYERQVIQTRNLLNFLVGRAPGPIRTTNVLESEELEVEIPVLFPIDVLAQRPDVRAAEQNLVAQNAFIGVAQANRLPSISISALIGAGTLSNGFISPDQVLWSAGGGLLFPLFNFGQLKKQVEVERKRTEQTEFEYRKTVLNAWREVEDALAAIDNLEKEIDITIDRVDAAMNAEYLSRERYDKGVTSYLEFLESQRQAFEAELTLSARRSELLGSYVRLYAALGGGWLSEQESQPEDPSQP
- a CDS encoding T9SS type A sorting domain-containing protein, which encodes MKALTTTGLVLAFALASVAQSGMLLFQPGPGQNNGSDQGGWTDGKDTWTWELTGQGYPSAPEIAASPVSTTNTNQYKAYMQFDFATLPYDVDSVILRVHFKSNACSCVSNCTAPFYFYYLNEAWDESTLDWNNAPMEGMSFAGPFWLTAPNDYGVVEIDFTDPYQEWAHGRRNNYGFVVYSPQMGDNNGEVSFRIHSSDHWDEDKRPALMIYPTEKNNVLDVATWSKDDRFMAQRANPGGALSQDEKPSNSLMSPEDYMSSLMSQLDANTVELNGYPNPAVNYYTVEGLNSTDQVQWFDLQGRMIQPSVQYGFDGEHQYDVSALPSGVYLIEVRKGNATQQLRMVKAG
- a CDS encoding efflux RND transporter permease subunit; its protein translation is MSNPEVSHNFFVRRPIVSMVIAIIMVIVGAVSITGLPLEQYPNITPPVIKVTASYTGANAVAVEQSVATPLEQEINGVENMIYMKSTNANDGTMSIQVSFDVGTDPDMSNVFTQNRVSTATPKLPEEVKRLGVTTKKSMPNILMLVMLTSPDDRYDQGFLGNYANINIKDRLARIKGMGEVSVLGGADYSMRIWVKPDILAKLGITISEISNAIKEQNVIVPGGKFGAEPAPKGTEFTYTVRLPDRLQREEEFGEIVVRTNSDGSQVKIKDIARIELGLQSYDAYTRLSSVDGLQKPGALIAMYQAPGSNAVAMADEIREAMEDMAESFPPGMDYVVSLDSTEPITAGIAEIVETLVVALLLVILVVFIFIQDWRATLIPTLAIPVSLVAAFMLFPLLGFTINVLSLLGLVLAIGIVVDDAIVVVEAVQVNIENGMDPKTATTEAMKEVTAPVIATTLVLVAVFIPVAGIAGITGRLFQQFAITVAVSVVFSSINALSLSPALCSILMKKPKPIKGPLGAFFGAFNRGFDKSTEGYMSFTKIVGRKIGRGVLFLLIAFGAAGFLGTQVPGGFIPEEDQGYFYINIQGPNASSIQRTDEVARKVETFLMEQPEVEYVTNVTGFSLLTSAFSPSNGFMFVSLKNWDDREATALEVVRRLNAQLMRIPEAQVNGFGPPAIPGLGNGGGFSIMIQDKSGNPPEYLFENTMAFVQAANARPEIGAAFSQFQAQVPQREIIINRDKILKAGVDLNSVYETFGAFLGGSYVNDFNRFGRLYKAYIQAEPEYRRDASGLDLFYVKNRDGQSVPISTFVQVEPTSGPDYTNRFNLYRSAEVMGGPAPGYTSAQALTALEEVARATLPSDMTFAWNAMSYQEKAASGTVGVVFAFSLVLVFLILAAQYESWSLPLSILLGTPFALLGSFLFLYLARLFSTSYELNVFAQISLVMLIAMAAKNAILIVEFANIKFQEGMSLYDAAMDAAKLRFRPILMTVFSFILGVFPLILASGSGAEARKVMGMALLGGVGIATLIGVFMYPMMFVMVGKLFKYEEKRAALQAKTEDE
- a CDS encoding YebC/PmpR family DNA-binding transcriptional regulator; translation: MGRAFEYRKARKMKRWASMSKAFTRLTKDIIMAVKEGGPSPETNYKLKLLIQNAKQANMPKDNVARAIKKASDKDQSDYKTVVYEGYAQHGIAVLVETSTDNTTRTVANVRSYFNKCDGNLGTSGSVEFMFEHKCHFKVPGEGLDLEEFELEMIDFGVDDIFADEEDGSVMVYGPFEQFGPISSALDEQNIEILESGTEYIPTDTKELNEEQTADVEKLLEMLEEDDDVSNVYSTMA
- a CDS encoding FIST C-terminal domain-containing protein, whose translation is MKTKQLIYNGGWDFSSMPSDPADLILAFGQRQQLTAGGYKALRDANPNSTILAGSTSGEISNSAVLDENIVATAVWFDKVKTVSNSVQIEDHASSKEAGKALVDKFDRADLKFLFVISDGQKVNGSELVEGMNEAVNNEIPISGGLAGDGADFQQTVVGLDDHLGEGLIAAIGFYGDSLVYGYGSKGGWSSFGPSRTITKSKDNVLYEIDGTSALDLYKKYLGEYAEQLPGSALLFPLALRADGPDGEEVVRTILTIDQEEKSMTFAGNMPEGSIVRLMKANLDHLVDAAFDAVEHSVSDEVIQGDQLSVLISCVGRKLIFGNRIDEEIEAARETLGNETVISGFYSYGEISPFQALNSCSLHNQTMTVTTIAEK